One window of the Sander lucioperca isolate FBNREF2018 chromosome 5, SLUC_FBN_1.2, whole genome shotgun sequence genome contains the following:
- the stard13b gene encoding stAR-related lipid transfer protein 13 isoform X7: MKLDVNLPKKKSEDSDEEDLFAISDKWTFEWSSRRWSRLQDIDCLLGNHGEGQPCRDSVPLRTTTSSESVLTDLSEPEISSLHSESSGGSGHRGLSTEDSDCSNHIGSDSAAMPDSTSLTMPHIPKEIAHYGSLPDKHGKTSRIRAKDFLRRMETLRSRGTLGRGRKTLVISAPVLQQEAQALKTLQCVQIINGDGGAPEIPSQKVLSSQSGSEGSSHSSGSAVSTPSLKERKPHRADYKRSGMYLEDIDIFSGTQVNKVAEQNRRNEFCSYEDLVVHIPKDHKPGTFPKALSIESLSPMNGASINWHTGSMHLDSHLISCRKESRPVTQCCSRGSRISVYDNVPGSHLYASTGDLIDLEKEDLFPHLDDILLHVNGLQQIVDHWSKNVLPVGEGLAQLDGGREHTVGLQSSSQITLDFEGNSVTESQTTPSYGDRDRVSLAETESTMLRERRDSGVGASLTRPNRLRWPSFQISHRLSHSVASLQITNQSAGQLSLLQKFSLLRLTAIMEKYSMSNKHGWTWSVPKFMKRMKVPDYKDKNVFGVPLIVHVQRSGQPLPLGLQQALRYLRSQCLDQVGLFRKSGVKSRIQALRQMNENSPDNVNYEDQSAYDVADMVKQFFRDLPEPLLTSKLGETFLHIYQYVPKDQRLQAVQAAIMLMSDENREVLQTLLCFLSDVTSSVEENQMTPMNIAVCLAPSLFHLNILKKDNLSPRAMQKKYATGRPDQKDLNENLAATQGLAHMITECNRLFEIPHEMVTQSRNSYVEADLHAPTIEDLCKQLEDGDGTYQIHMEGRLQNTLKEAREKSKYWVSCSSSDNTELYYKKVGDWNPLRRWRVSVEVEAPPSVVLNRVLRERHLWDVDLLQWKVCETLDKQTEVFQYVLNRMPPHPSRDFVVLRSWRTDLPKGACSLVSVSIEHQDCPPVGGVRAIVLESNYLLEPCGSGKSRLTHICRVDLKGRTSDWYNKAYGHLSAAEAARIRNSFQPLITAGPETKI; encoded by the exons ATGAAACTTGACGTGAACCTTCCGAAGAAGAAA AGTGAAGACTCTGATGAAGAAGACCTGTTTGCTATCAGTGACAAATGGACCTTTGAGTGGAGCAGCCGACGTTGGTCCAGGTTACAGGACATTGACTGTCTGCTGGGAAACCACGGAGAGGGTCAGCCCTGCAGAGACAGCGTGCCTCTGAGAACCACCACCAGCAGCGAGAGTGTTCTAACGGACCTCAGCGAGCCGGAGATCTCTTCTTTGCACAGTGAGAGCAGCGGTGGCAGCGGCCATAGGGGTCTCAGCACAGAGGACTCCGACTGCTCCAACCACATCGGCTCCGATTCTGCAGCAATGCCTGATTCTACTTCTCTCACAATGCCTCACATCCCCAAAGAAATTGCTCACTACGGCTCACTACCCGATAAGCACGGCAAGACAAGCCGAATCCGTGCCAAAGACTTCCTGAGGCGCATGGAGACACTGCGCTCCCGAGGAACTCTGGGAAGGGGTCGTAAGACGTTGGTCATAAGCGCTCCAGTGCTGCAGCAGGAGGCCCAGGCGCTGAAGACGCTGCAGTGCGTCCAGATCATAAATGGAGATGGTGGGGCTCCAGAAATACCGTCCCAAAAAGTTCTGTCGTCCCAGTCCGGGAGTGAGGGTAGCAGCCATTCTAGTGGCAGCGCTGTCAGCACACCCAGCCTGAAAGAACGTAAGCCTCACCGGGCTGACTACAAGCGCAGCGGCATGTATTTAGAGGACATAGACATCTTCTCGGGCACCCAAGTGAATAAAGTCGCGGAACAAAACCGCAGGAATGAATTCTGCTCCTATGAAGATCTGGTGGTCCATATTCCCAAAGACCACAAGCCAGGAACCTTCCCCAAAGCACTGTCCATAGAGAGCCTGTCCCCAATGAATGGAGCCTCTATCAACTGGCACACAGGGAGCATGCACCTAGACTCCCATCTTATTTCATGCAGGAAGGAATCCAGGCCTGTCACCCAGTGCTGCTCCAGAGGCAGCCGCATCAGTGTGTATGATAATGTTCCTGGCTCACATCTGTATGCCAGCACCGGAGACCTGATAGACCTGGAGAAAGAGGACCTGTTCCCTCACCTGGACGACATCTTGCTGCATGTCAATGGTCTACAGCAGATAGTGGACCACTGGTCTAAGAATGTGTTGCCTGTCGGAGAAGGGCTGGCACAGTTGGATGGCGGGAGGGAACATACAGTAGGCCTTCAGTCCTCTAGTCAGATCACATTGGACTTTGAGGGAAATTCGGTCACAGAAAGCCAGACCACACCAAGTTACGGGGATAGAGACAGAGTATCACTCGCTGAGACAGAATCTACAATGCTCAGGGAAAGGAGGGACTCCGGAGTAGGTGCTTCACTCACAAGACCTAATCG GTTACGATGGCCCAGCTTCCAGATATCTCATCGCCTAAGTCACTCAGTGGCATCCCTGCAGATCACCAACCAGTCAGCAGGCCAGCTGAGTTTGTTGCAGAAGTTTTCTCTGCTGCGCCTTACTGCAATCATGGAGAAGTACTCCATGTCCAACAAGCATGGCTGGACCTG GTCTGTGCCAAAGTTTATGAAGAGAATGAAGGTACCAGACTATAAGGATAAGAACGTGTTCGGAGTGCCTCTCATAGTGCATGTGCAGCGCTCTGGACAGCCGTTGCCCCTCGGCCTGCAGCAGGCCCTGCGCTACCTGAGGAGCCAGTGTCTTGACCAG GTGGGTCTCTTTCGTAAATCAGGGGTAAAGTCTCGAATTCAAGCTCTTAGGCAGATGAATGAGAATTCCCCAGACAATGTGAACTATGAAGATCAGTCTGCCTATGATGTGGCTGACATGGTGAAGCAGTTTTTCAGGGATCTACCTGAGCCTCTGCTTACCAGCAAGCTGGGGGAGACCTTCCTCCATATCTACCAAT ATGTGCCGAAGGACCAAAGGTTGCAAGCTGTCCAGGCAGCCATCATGTTGATGTCAGATGAAAACCGAGAGGTGCTGCAGACACTGCTCTGTTTCCTCAGCGATGTCACTTCTTCTGTGGAGGAGAACCAGATGACACCCATGAACATTGCTGTGTGTCTAGCCCCCTCCCTCTTTCATCTCAACATACTCAAGAAAGACAATCTCTCACCAAG GGCCATGCAGAAGAAGTATGCCACTGGCAGACCAGACCAGAAGGATCTGAATGAAAACTTAGCAGCAACACAGGGCCTTGCTCATATGATCACAGAGTGCAACCGTCTCTTTGAG ATCCCTCATGAGATGGTTACTCAGTCGCGTAATTCCTACGTGGAGGCTGACTTGCATGCACCAACAATTGAGGATCTGTGCAAGCAGCTGGAAGATGGTGATGGAACGTACCAAATTCATATGGAGGGTAGACTTCAGAACACGCTCAAAGAGGCACGGGAAAAGTCCAAATACTGGGTGTCCTGCAGCAGCTCTGATAACACAGAGCTCTACTATAAGAAG GTGGGAGATTGGAACCCTCTGAGACGTTGGCGAGTGTCTGTGGAGGTGGAAGCACCACCATCTGTAGTGTTGAACCGTGTGCTACGAGAGCGCCACCTGTGGGATGTGGACCTGCTGCAGTGGAAGGTGTGTGAGACGCTGGACAAGCAGACAGAGGTGTTTCAGTATGTCCTCAATCGTATGCCCCCTCATCCCAGCAGGGACTTTGTAGTACTCAG GTCATGGAGGACAGACTTACCCAAAGGCGCCTGCTCCCTGGTTTCTGTGTCTATAGAGCACCAGGATTGTCCTCCTGTTGGAGGGGTACGAGCTATAGTCTTGGAGTCCAACTACCTGCTAGAGCCCTGCGGCTCTGGAAAGTCCAGACTAACTCACATCTGCAGAGTGGACTTGAA GGGAAGGACTTCAGACTGGTACAACAAAGCCTATGGTCACCTTAGTGCCGCAGAAGCTGCGCGGATCCGCAACTCCTTTCAGCCGTTAATCACAGCCGGCCCAGAGACCAAAATCTGA